The DNA window TGAGTCCAAGAATTTATCTCACCTTGCAGCAGTGAGCACACAGAGCTTCAAACCAAAAGTACACACCTCTCCTCTCGTGCTGAAGAGCTGCATAGAATGGAATTGACAGGTGACTTCTATTCCTGacacagggaaataaaaagctaggcagactacttttaaaaaagtttcagGAAATTTTGACTTAAACATAAGTTTTTTGCTAATTCTAAAAATACCcccaactgaaaaacaaaatttaaaagtcCCCACATTAAAAAAGCCACATTAAAAATCCTATAAGGCTGTCCTAGAGTAGGCCCACCCTGCAAAATTTCACCTGAGATATTTAATCTAAAAGTCGTCTAATTTgtgggtttaaaaaaagaagcctgGTTGTCCTTAAGTTGCTTCCATTATCAAAAGACATCTGTAATTACACTGTAAAAACGAGAACAGGTTTTTGATAAAAGCAAGCACTGCATTTTCTACTCTGTAGCCACAGAAGGCTGCTGATAGGAAGGCGGGGTACAGCTAGTCTAAGAAAACATGGCAGCGTAGAAAATTAATGCTAGCTTtcatcacttaaaaaaaaagaggcaagaTTTGGATATGATTCTCCAGTGTCACCTGACAATCTGTTGCTTTGTATTTTCAGGTGTGGTGTACAATTACAATGAAGAGGGTGTTCACAGAGCTGACACTGGATGGGAACAGTGCATTAGTATTCCACTAGTACAGCCAGATGCGTTTGGAATGCTTCAGCAGTGGGATATGCTCCTAGAGGAGTTTTCTGCGGGAGAGGCCTGGCTTCCTCATAGGTATGCAGTTTAAAAGCTGGATGCAATAGAGTTTTTCATCTGGGATCATAAGTTGGGCTATTCTGTTTTGGATCCTGTGAGGCTTGTGGTTCGTTCAGAGCCTTGCTTCTTTAGAACACACATTTCTAGCAAACCAGTCTAAACAGCGCTGTCAGGCTGTCTTAAACTTAGTGGCCTtgctaaacagaaaaaagtatttttaacttGGAAGTAACACACTCATCTGCTGGAGTGTAAAAGCTCTAAAATAAGAGATAATTTTAGGGAAGCTTTCTTCAGCAACAAAAGAATTTTGCATGAAGAAAGCCAGTTCAATGAAACGTTACCTTTAAGAGTGTGCTGCTGAGTACAGAAGTAGAAAAGTCCAGGTGCaattctgtaattatttcttCCAGGTTGCAACAGTTTTAGCTGTATTTGTGCTTAGAGGCTGAACACACTGATGGCATTCTTGCCCAGATCGTAACTTGCCCAGTTAATGCCTGATGACAGCGTTACAAGTTACACAGCCTAGCTAAAACATGCACTGCCACATCACCAGGCCTGCTGATGACAATGCAACCTGCTCTCCAAGAAAACACCAGGCCTTGAACCGCTCCATCAGTAACAGTATATTTAACAAACAGCCTGTCTGAGCATAGTTCTGTCAAGTGCTGATGTTAGTGAAAATAGATGTCATTttatgtaaaaggaaaaaaaaccccacaataaATCAAAATCAGGTTTCAGCAATTCTGTATGGGCTTGACTAAAATTTCAGAGATAATACATTATCTCCCTAATACCAGGAGATGAAAGAATTTGACCTAGAATAAATTTTTTCACTGTCTACAGAACTTGTAAAGCCATTAGGATTTGCGTCTCTGATATTTTTACAGTTGCCAGTGTGTTAACATCGTTACTAAAATTAACTCGTCAGAGAAGCACTGGTAGAAGGTAGGTAGATGTGTGCATCTCTTCTACaagtttctctttcattttcctgtctGCCACCTCTGACAAAGTGGCCTACTTTTTCCACAAACAGACCAGTGACCACTAAACTGCTGAAAATttaacagcttaaaaaaagttCCGGTAACTcctctatttattttttcagtgacagGAACTGCACTAAATTAATCCTGTAATTCTGTTGAGTGCAGGCCGAgcccaattttatttttattgattgcTTTTCATTTACTAGAAGGATGACACTTAACAGCAGCAAAGAACAGCAGCCACAGCCATGACCAACAATATCTTAAATTACTGAGAGATACTGGGTTTGCTTGTAAGGATATAAAGACATGCTTCCCAAAAATGAGATGCTAAGTGGAAGACATAGATGGTAATAAGAAGCATATTACAGACTCTCTTGCATTGTAAATACAAAAACGAAAGTTACATGCTCTGCTTAATTGTGGAACTGACTCAGTAAAGTACTCGTGTACACAGAAGTTATCCGGACATGCTGCGGCGCTCCCCAGACTCAGCCCTGAGCTGGTGAacccaacttttttttccactgtcatTTCCAGATGTTTTGTACTGAACAGTGATGATGGCCACTCTTCAAGTTActcataattatttttccttaacaATTATTTTGGTAAATAAGTACACTGTAGCAAACTGCTTGCTTCCTAAATGGGAGCTTACAGGTCACTTCAGATACCCTTAACAAACCAGAGGAGCTTTGAAGGAAGCAGTGGGCTGTCCTGAACTGGGTTCAGGGTCGCTTTTGATACCTGCAGTCCTCAGATCATGCTAAACCACCTTGTAAACTCCCAGGGCTGACAGGCAAGCCTGACAGAAGATTCCCTGTGGCAACACAGACCATGGAGCAACTGGCAGTATGAGGCAAGGAATGAGTCACAGGGCTAGGAAGAACAAGGGAAAAGTGACACAGGATGAGGCAATTATGGAAGAAGCCTGAGGATTAGGCAGATGGCAAACAGGAGTCTGAGCAGGTCCTTATCAAGTGCAGTTATACGGGGCCAGTGGAAAAAGCAGTGCAACATGGTGAGGGAATGGAATAAATTACTGAAGTAGTTAGTGGGCAGCATTAAACATTTGGGAGAATCTGAGAAACATTCTGACAGTGGAAAGAACGGGTAAGTGCCAAATGCTACTAGGTTAGTGTAGGGGGGGGGTGAAccaggaaaaaaggcaagacCATTTTTAAATGGCTGCTTCTCCTATTCAGTTAGTATTTCTGTCCTTGCACAACTGGCACAGTGCTACCAGTGGGAGTTTGACTGGCACACCACAGAGCAACTGATCAACATACTAGTGATAGAATCTACTTGATTTGAAGTAAGCTTCCAAGTTAATGCCACACTGAAAGAAGTGCATGTGGTGGCACACAATTAACATTACTGCCGCAGGAAGAAGTTTTCAAGTTAACACAGTAACAATACATGGAAGAGCAAAGGTTAACAAGGTAAAAGCCAAATaagtataaaaaataatattttttttaatgctcacaATTTCTAGTATCCCTGGCTGGAACGTACAACCTGTGAtgaatagaaatatatttaagtaCCGGCATTAAAGGAACATGGCAATAGCTCCTGGAAAGCATGTGCTTCCTTATTTCACCCAGTAAAATATTCCTCCATGCACAGTAATTAATGGATTAGTGTTCTTACTCACAAGATACTTTTCCTAGGTATGAAGAACATGACCACAACTGCTACACATATGCACTGGCGTTCATTAACAGTGTACTGACTGcacaaggaaaacagcaaatgagTAAAAGTGAATTTACAGAGGAATTTGTGATCCCACAGACAAAGAAAGCCTCAAAATACATTACTCTGCATCAGGAGCTAACAGCTAATGATTTCTACGTTGTACCCCTTCCTGATCAAGAAAAACAGTGCTGAAAATTACAACGTAGATGTTAAAACATCTACAACGTGCAATAGGAAAAGAAAGTCTTAAGACTGCAGATGCCAGGGTTTAAGATCCATGATCTActtcatgtatttaaaaacactATTAACTTCAGATGTTAGCCTGCTGCCATGGAAGGATCAGGAAACTGAACTTACACATTCAAATGAAATAACATACATACAATGTTGACACTACTAGAAAATTTCTGTGGGAACTAttcataggaaaaaatgttttcctatttACATTCACCATATGCTGTCTTCTGCCAAGACACTTAATATCAGAAATAATGACTACTATGTAATTAagggttttaaaaattgaaCTGTGGTAGCTTAAGCTGTAGCaaactaaaatgtttttctcctgtCACATTTGTTTACTGATGAGTTAAAAAAGGGAATTTGTGCTCGCATGCTGATCCAAAGTCTGTGACTTTATGCAGATTCACTACATGCAAAGTTATCTTCCTTTAATTACTAATAAATATAGCAACAAATAAATCCATCCTTTTTGccagatatatttattttccaattcTTCTTTACATTTTGCACATTTATTCCTCAAACCAAGAAAGATGCTTAGTATTAAAAGGTAATTCAATGTCTGGATCTGTTAGTATCTGTAATAAGCAACAGACTCCTCAGGATTTATCTCAGAGTTAAAACTTCAGAACTTAACAGAAAGAAacttaagttaaaaaaattaaaaagattcTCCAACAGCACTTTTACGTATTGTACATTACATGGAAGTGTATGCTGGGGTCAAAATTGTGCAGTCCATAGTTTTGTGCAATTTCACTTTACTTACATTacagtttaagaaaataatttcagctttttttccgTCTACTAAAGGAAGTTGGTTTTAGTATAGGTTTAAGTCCTGTTTTCTCAAAGACTGAGAAGTAATCGTCAGTGATTGGGGTTTTGTCTGCATCTAGTTTATGCTTTTATATACACAAACTGCATTTACCCTGTCCCCCCAACTCTCTCTAGCCCCATACACTACACTTTACACACTTCCCCCCCATGTCCTTCCACTTCTTGCTAAATTCTAAATTATAGTTCCTTTAAAAGCATATTCAGAAAACACCATAGAGACAAAGAGCTTGAAACGTGCAATTCAGCTGCTGTTAGACCTCCTATCCACCCACTCCTGGTGCAAATCAGAATTCTTCAGCTAGGATTTGGCTTACAAAAAGAGATTATGGTGTGTTATTTCTGAGTGAGTCAGAATCCATACTTCATTTAAGTACTGTATTTTAATTggtaaaatataaatacagtgGCAAGTATCAGTGCTATGGTACAACTATCTCATGTAAGTTATTTGATACAACAGTACTGAAACATGAAGTACAGTCATCTGCAGCTAGAATAAAATGCCTTGCCATGTACAGTTAACATATACATACCCGTTCAGCTTGAAGAAGCCATTATGcaattaacattttcattttagagcTTTCCAGTAGAAGTcattaaatgaaagcaaatactAGAAGATCTTCCACTTTGAGTTGTATGTAGTTTCCTGCATTTGTGACGTGGCTTTACAATCTAAACTGCCTCAGTAAACCAGACTGTAATTTTGTGCTTGCTGGGAGCAGGCTGAGTTGACAGAATTTTTACCAGCCCTGGAAAATTTCCTGCACCCAGGAGGCAAAGCCCCCTTTCTAGTGAATgaaaacagcacaaagaaaatCCAAAACGGCGTCATTGTCACCACCTATAACATATCCTTACTGTTGCAGCAAATGTGTTCTCTTACAACATGGCAGGGAGGAAATCTTAACAGCACAAGGAAGCCTATTTTTCAAAGGCTTAGATGGAATTCAAATGCCTGAATCTAAAGCAGCAATACTTAAAATGCGGCATAGTTGATACTTAAACCTCCTGGCTCTACTTGAAAGACAGCTGAATACCTGCTGGGGTTGTTTTTCCAAATGTGGCTTAGCAATGGCAAACATCAGATTTAGGAACCTGCAATCTAGATGATTAAATCTTACgaaaaagtcagaaaatagCAGGCACCTAGTGTGGCAAGGCAGAACTGCTCAGCACTATCCTATACCTCACTCTACAAAACACAGTGGTGTCTCTCAGCCTGTTTTACAACATACGATGCACCAGAGCAAAGAAAGCTACAAGTGcactatggaaaaataaaatgtataaacCATGGTAGTTGCtagataaaagagaaaaaagtggtGATGAAACACAGACCTATACTTGCCAAGCTAGAGAGACTGAATTCCTCTCACTAGCTCAGCATCTTCAAAAAAAGTAAAGAGCATCTTGCTGTCGTCGGGGGAGATTATAGGCTCTTACTTTCAAGGAGAAATCTTAAGCTGCAAATCCCAAGTGAAGTAAGACATTTTACCGAAATGGGGAAAGGTACCCCAGCATTACCTACTGCCCAACACCTAACGCTGCTGTTCAATGCTTAGACCcaagaattaattaaaatccTTGCACATTCTGGGAAGAGTTCCTCAATTCTGAGCAATGCTTGTGAAAATAAGCACTTTTAGTTGGGACCACTAAATTCCAGGGTCTAGGCACCTAGCAGCAACATGTTACAATGCTTAATATTGCAACAACCAAATCTCTCCCCAGATCTAAGTCTGTGCAGCTTCATCAAGGCTATGAAGTCAGGTTTTGGTTGAAGAAGAATGGTACTATCGGTATCCCAAAAGGTTATTTGACTCACTACAACTACTGCTAGCTTTTAACAGTAAACTTGAGGACTATCAAGTTTAAGTccttatttctgaagaaatgtagGACTTCGTGCAAAGTTAGCCTTACAATTCCCAAGTTCACCTCTGAAGGATCTGTGAGGTATTCCCAGAAAACTGTTTGATCCCTCATTGCATCAGCTTTCAGGCAGACATTCAGGTTTTGGACTTCAGTGGCTCTGCAGGCTGTAGTGCCAATTCAGCACTAATGCCTGGATCtgtcagaatatttaaaataccattACTAATTGCTGCAGTCTAGCCACTATTCAAAGATAAAACTTACAAATGTGTAAGGAAACAAGCAAGTATTTTGAGTTGGGACacagctttaattttttccctttcatatgCATTATCATAGTTCAGTTATGTTTTTCAATACAGAATTCTCTCCAGTAAACAGGAAGGACTGGAGAAACACTTTAGTGTTTACACATACCAGCTGAATACATTGATAGAAACTGTTCTGAGGCAATGGTTCATCATGAGAAGGTcaggtaaaaaaacccaacttttcCCTATACAGTCAAAGTTCATCTTGCTCACTGCGCTCACGGGAAGAAACCCAACGAGTTACAATCAGttcctgaaataaaaaccaGCAATTAGGGTCGGGGTGGGGGAAGCTACAGATAATTAGCAAGGGATGGGGATTAAGCCTTTAGCAAATTTATGTATATTATGTGACCTCTGAGAAATTTTAGTGGATGAGTACGTTTGTTCCTGAAGTGAGCTGGTCTCatacatttttctccatttttaaacATACATTAATGCCACAGTCTCCATAGGTATCCCCATTTCCCCATGCAAATGCTTACGCTCACAGTAGCAGCGACATTAAAATTTAGATTTGAAGACCTCAAGTCTTTACAGAGCCTGCAATGCACTTCTCATGCCTTGGGGCACAAAGGAATCtagttatttttattgctaCACGTGCAAAAACCAAAGCATGCTAAAGAGCAAGCAACAGTTCAAGGGGCCTCTTACCATTAGCTCTCCAGCTGCCCCAAGGCAAAGCTACACAGGCAAAGCAGAGAAGTAATTACTCACCTGAACCTTAATTCTTTTCATACATTCTGGTGTTGACATCTCTTTTTCAGTCATGTCAGATGGTCTAATCAAGTAGCATAACATAAGTTCCTGGTGgtaaacagaaaacatgaataCATGAATTTCAACTAATTTCTTTCTATACAAGTTTTTAATTAGAGGTGCAGATACCAATTTTCCTACATTATGTCTTCTGCAGTCCAAGTTGGGGAGAGCTGTATAATATGCATATGTCATTTTCCTTATCAAATCATAATACTGCTGTAAGATAAACTACAATTATAACACAACACCCGAGCAGCATGGCTGTGAGTATGGAAGCACTGTGTATGAGGCGCTATAACAGAGAACATCTTTCAGAAGCTTTCAGTCTCACTGTTCAAAAGAAAGTCCTGGTAGATGGAAAgggttttaaaaacagaagtggCAAGCAGGAAAGTGTCCCTCAGGTCTTTCTTCTGTTCCTCATGCAACTTGTAGTGTTCCTACGGGCGACAGAACTTTAATAAGCTTCTTCCAGAATTTATCTGGATATTGACAAAGGAAGCTCTTGTTTGCCTACTGGCAATTCAACATGCTCTTCAGCTGACTAGAAACAGAAGGGTTCGCTTTCCAGCCTCACTCCAACTCCCTGTTCTTTGGAACTAAACTGtacatttataattttaaagctACCATCTTACACTTACCTTAGAAGCATTAACAGTTGTTCTGTTCAACCCAGACAAGGCCTTCCAGCTGAGTGGTCTGCGAAGAGAACCTTCAAAATTATCATCAACTAATTCAGCAATGACTGAGtaactggaaaacaaagcagacagGACAActcacaaagaaaaattaccattttAGGAAGATTGTGAAACGTAAGAATTAGAGCCTAAAAATTGGTGTTAAACAATACGCCAGCATGCAGTAAACAAGTAGTGAAACTTCCGTCTCTTTCTActaggaaaagaggagaaaagatgaCATTGTGAATATGTGCTTACTGGCATGTCCCCTCCCCACTCTTCTACTGATGCTTGTAGCATTCTCTTACAAATGCCAATCTGACATTTATCATCAATTTATTACCTATAATCATTCATTATCTAGGAGTTCAACCTGACTAGCTATGAATAAAGACAATTATCATCccttaaaagatttttctcccAAGTTACATAGACTATCCATCCCACATATTCCTAAGTCAGTTTTACTAAATCAAGTCACTTTCCTGAGTGCATTCATCATGAGTGCTAACTATGCTCACTgcaacttttaatttttaatatcttattACTGTTACATGAATTTAATGAAATTGTGTTAAAATGACTTTTGTATTCCCAGTACTAATGCATGTGGCAAAGTGTTTTGAGTGAAGAATATGTGCTTAACCAGTGGAGACACTGAATTTGTGTGAGAGAAATTTACTAATTTGAAAATAAGGAATTAGAAACATGAGCTTCAAACCTTGCATGATAGAAAGGGGGCCCTTTTCGATACAGcactgaaatgaaagagaaacacaTTAGTGTTAGATAAACTCAGCTGGAAGCTCTGTGATTAATACCTGGgtccataaatattttcaaatgttttgtaAGGTTTAATTACACAAGACAAACGCTTTTGAATTCTGCTCAGAATTGAGTTGTTCCAGCAAgtggagagagagggaagagacaaaaaaacaTGGGAGCAGCAGGGTGACTTGGGGCAGGGTAGTAGCCAGTAAAAGataaaagtagaagaaaaaaaggacagttaGCAAttgctgtggggaaaaaagtttagGATGGAATTTTTCTGTAACAGTCTCATGCTTTTAGCACTGTATTTGCAACAGAAGTTGAGCCACTGAAGTACAAGTAAGAGATCACAATAAGCCATTGAGTTTCTGTTCCAAGCAAGCATTTTCCACAAGAGAGGCAAAGGGCACAAGTTCTTACATACTGCCCACCAGACCCACTGAAAGTTCCTTCTCTGTCCAAGGGAACACATGACTCATTGCAGCTGGACTGCTGGAACTGAGCTAAATGGTTACATTTCCCCTCGTCCCTTTGTCGCGAGCTTGTAAGAGGGGACTTTATGTAGTGCAGGTTTTCTTACACAGCTGGCTAGCAAAGGCCCTGTCAGGTAAAGGACGAGCAGCACTTCATTCCAGTGACAAGCATGATTTGCAAATTATCCATTATAAGCAATTGTAGTAATACCAACTCTAAGAGGGTACCACCAAAGAACAAGAAACTAGAGGAGCTCAGGAGTAAGACAGAATTACTGTTAACCTTAAACTAGTCCAATTGCTTTGCCTGGCACAAATCCAAATTCAGGCCAGAACACAAGCAAACAGTGAACAAACTAGTATCAATCTCACATATACTCCATCTACAGCCCAGCTTACTACAAACAGTAGTGTTGAATTCAGCCAAACCTACTCACTGATCCTAATGACTGGCTTGGCATAACCTCAACAGATTCAAATacacaaaccccaaaattaTATAAGTGCATCAGCAGTATTACAACACCTGCTGACTTGCGtgcatacattaaaaatatctccCTTCGTGCACATTTTCCTGTAACGACAGCCATTACTGTACTGTTTATGTTGATATAAGCTTGATGTAGTTCATACTTATTTAGCAAGGGATTTTGGACACTACTAATTTTTCTGTAAGATTAAAAACCCTACAGTTAAACATGCAcatcccttccccctcctcccctcccagaacaaacaaaaaatcccccccACAACAAACATACAGAGAAAGTCTTAGCAGTAAG is part of the Phalacrocorax carbo chromosome 6, bPhaCar2.1, whole genome shotgun sequence genome and encodes:
- the MKRN2OS gene encoding MKRN2 opposite strand protein isoform X1, translating into MTEAATAAILRVRHCGADIFCRRVPPCCPACHQPLPTAGLRAAPLRIPSPFRHGHRQPRAFLLRPTAGTFLGGYDGKSDLHVGITNSNGVVYNYNEEGVHRADTGWEQCISIPLVQPDAFGMLQQWDMLLEEFSAGEAWLPHRYEEHDHNCYTYALAFINSVLTAQGKQQMSKSEFTEEFVIPQTKKASKYITLHQELTANDFYVVPLPDQEKQC